A single region of the Anaerostipes rhamnosivorans genome encodes:
- a CDS encoding PTS galactitol transporter subunit IIC: MQAIIDVFSYINQLGASVMMPIILTIIGVVLGAKFGKALRGGLTVGIGFIGLNLVTGLMGENLAPAVQQMAQRFGLALSTVDIGWPAASAIAFGTTIGLIIIPIGLIVNIVMLLTNTTQTLDVDIWNYWHFAFTGSLIYALTGNFAYGVIAAIINMVIVMVIGDYTAPKVEETLGMPGVSIPHGFTAAFVPIAIVVDKIIDCIPGVKNINVDIEKLQKRFGVFGEPMLVGTVLGIVIAALAGNNLQSVLQIGVTLGAVMVLIPKMAALLMEGLMPISDAAQEFVSSKFANRGKIYIGLDSAVGVGHPVCLTVSLILVPLAVFLAVVLPGNTVLPMTDLSVLPYMFVLIVPLVGGNGFRALITGIVCLVGGLYISTDLAPSITAVAKSINFAIPKGAATISSICDGANPLSWILVKAHSIGAVGVIIAVVIAVGLALMNRKRIIKEAKELHADA, encoded by the coding sequence ATGCAAGCGATTATTGATGTATTTAGTTATATTAACCAACTTGGCGCCAGTGTCATGATGCCGATCATCTTGACGATCATCGGTGTAGTATTAGGGGCTAAATTTGGAAAGGCCCTGCGCGGAGGCCTGACCGTAGGAATCGGCTTTATTGGGTTGAATCTGGTTACTGGACTGATGGGAGAAAACCTGGCACCAGCAGTTCAACAGATGGCTCAGCGCTTCGGACTGGCACTTTCTACAGTAGATATCGGCTGGCCGGCGGCGTCAGCGATTGCCTTTGGTACTACCATCGGCCTGATCATCATCCCCATCGGATTGATCGTTAATATTGTCATGCTGCTCACAAATACAACACAGACGCTGGATGTGGACATTTGGAATTACTGGCACTTCGCATTTACAGGTTCCCTGATCTATGCGCTGACCGGAAATTTTGCTTACGGAGTGATCGCAGCGATCATCAACATGGTCATCGTTATGGTTATCGGTGACTATACGGCGCCAAAAGTTGAGGAGACCCTTGGAATGCCGGGAGTATCCATTCCCCATGGTTTTACAGCGGCATTTGTACCGATTGCAATTGTTGTTGATAAGATCATTGATTGCATCCCAGGAGTAAAAAACATCAATGTAGATATTGAAAAACTACAGAAACGTTTTGGGGTGTTCGGAGAACCGATGCTTGTGGGAACAGTCCTTGGTATCGTCATCGCAGCACTGGCGGGTAATAATCTCCAGAGTGTACTGCAGATCGGTGTCACCCTAGGTGCCGTCATGGTGCTGATCCCAAAGATGGCAGCTCTGTTAATGGAAGGTCTGATGCCAATCTCTGACGCAGCACAGGAATTTGTATCATCTAAGTTTGCAAACAGAGGAAAGATTTATATTGGACTTGACTCCGCTGTTGGAGTGGGACATCCAGTGTGTCTGACTGTTTCCCTGATCTTAGTTCCGCTGGCAGTATTTTTGGCAGTAGTACTTCCGGGTAATACAGTGCTTCCGATGACAGACTTATCTGTTCTGCCGTATATGTTTGTACTGATCGTGCCTTTGGTAGGAGGAAATGGATTCCGTGCTTTGATCACAGGTATTGTCTGCCTGGTAGGAGGACTTTATATTTCCACAGACCTTGCACCATCCATCACTGCCGTAGCAAAATCTATCAACTTTGCGATTCCAAAAGGGGCTGCGACCATCTCCTCAATCTGTGACGGAGCCAACCCGTTGTCATGGATCCTTGTAAAGGCCCATTCCATCGGAGCTGTGGGAGTTATCATTGCAGTTGTAATAGCCGTGGGGCTGGCACTGATGAACCGGAAACGTATCATCAAGGAAGCAAAAGAATTACATGCTGACGCATAA
- a CDS encoding LysR family transcriptional regulator codes for MDIKYMKTFKTILETGSFQKAAERLNYAQSTVTLQIQSLEQELSVKLFDKIGRKMQLTQAGQDLVPYIDAVLDAAQELDNYGKSKDQLSGTLRVAVPETLLTYKLQPVLREFREQAPDVRLSLDIPNCYVIQEQVKNGSVDLGIHYDIGGYGAQTAVKPLAAYPLALIASPDLRKEDLDFIQQGQRKDICLLTVDKQSVYHKIFHDYLNESDIVLNGEMEIGSVEAVKRSAASNLGVTYLPRYAAEDELQQGILKELPTRLTNPTITAVCVYHKKKWVTPTMELFLQLLREYLLP; via the coding sequence ATGGATATAAAATATATGAAAACCTTTAAGACGATCCTGGAAACGGGCAGCTTTCAAAAAGCAGCAGAACGTCTGAATTACGCTCAATCCACAGTTACTCTGCAGATTCAGTCATTAGAGCAGGAATTATCCGTAAAGCTGTTTGATAAGATCGGGCGTAAAATGCAGCTGACACAGGCAGGCCAGGATCTGGTCCCATACATTGATGCTGTACTGGATGCGGCCCAGGAGTTAGATAATTACGGAAAAAGCAAAGACCAGCTATCCGGAACGCTCCGTGTCGCCGTGCCTGAAACGCTGCTGACATATAAGCTTCAGCCAGTCTTAAGAGAATTCAGGGAACAGGCTCCGGATGTCAGGCTTTCCCTTGATATCCCGAATTGTTATGTGATTCAGGAACAGGTTAAGAATGGAAGTGTTGATCTGGGCATCCATTATGACATCGGAGGATACGGTGCCCAGACAGCTGTGAAACCCTTGGCCGCCTACCCCCTGGCTCTGATCGCCAGCCCGGATTTAAGAAAAGAAGATCTGGATTTTATCCAGCAGGGACAGAGAAAGGATATCTGTCTGCTGACCGTGGACAAACAAAGCGTTTATCATAAAATCTTTCATGATTATCTGAACGAATCTGATATCGTCTTGAATGGAGAGATGGAGATCGGCAGTGTGGAGGCTGTGAAACGGAGTGCCGCCAGCAATCTGGGCGTGACATATCTGCCCAGATATGCCGCAGAAGATGAACTTCAACAGGGGATCTTAAAAGAACTTCCTACCAGACTTACAAATCCAACCATCACCGCAGTCTGTGTGTATCACAAAAAGAAATGGGTCACTCCGACAATGGAGTTGTTTCTTCAGCTGTTAAGGGAATATCTATTACCTTAA
- a CDS encoding BglG family transcription antiterminator, with protein MNRRSNKILKDLILGIHADVSELEETYNIQERTIRADIKELNKDLETHHLPVIASDAEGKLWIESDAKIDIRAFEKMISEYDFYTYYLSKKERSTILAMILLNANGYVTVDQLKEKIGVSRNTLLQDFQELKAWFKENGMTLVSQVRRGYIIEAPEMEIRNGILKLLEVNGDDNYYKNGYNLSVFWNLLLKEADSLGNYEMIKNCILEEEEALQTFFADYSFFEAVTELTIITNRITRRQFLPGYYTNEWNYLKEGSKYTFSKNLFEKISEMHDIDIREVEILYYTECLNGKSYLKDDAQKTNALELKVMIAETIYQISTCFGIDFYLDFSLYDLLVAHMKSAVHRLKNGEILVNPLKDTLKQDYPKIFENVRQHLGSLEEYVGKKFSEDEMSFMVLYFASVLEKERAETEKSKKVKVALVCATGRGTAQFMLAKLQMLDDMIEVVSISSFHNMKEIETNGTQMIISTIPLDNVNLPCVEVRSPMLNKDDILDIQRMVLDIREGSDQTVKEKVPDTASLSDANIQGAFYDLLSEERIQVEYLAKDWEDAVRQSGKLLLETGAVKSEYVEEMVMNIKKNGPYIVVCPETALPHASAEQGVVEEAASILRLKEPIDFHSGTNDPVRYVVGMSIQSAKSINSAIYDLMMIFGNENIRKKLDSMPDAKALLQTLKNLETRNDKEKDNEDDNQ; from the coding sequence ATGAACAGAAGAAGTAATAAGATCCTGAAGGATTTGATTCTTGGTATTCATGCAGATGTTTCTGAGTTGGAGGAGACATATAACATACAGGAGAGGACCATTCGGGCGGATATAAAAGAGCTGAATAAAGATCTGGAAACGCATCATCTGCCTGTTATTGCTTCGGATGCTGAGGGGAAATTATGGATCGAATCTGATGCGAAGATCGACATACGGGCATTTGAAAAAATGATTTCAGAATATGACTTCTATACCTATTACCTTTCAAAAAAAGAGCGTTCCACGATCCTTGCGATGATCCTTTTGAACGCAAATGGATATGTGACCGTAGACCAGCTGAAAGAAAAGATCGGAGTCAGCCGCAATACGCTGCTACAGGACTTTCAAGAATTAAAAGCCTGGTTTAAGGAAAACGGCATGACGCTGGTGTCACAGGTCAGACGCGGTTACATCATCGAAGCGCCCGAGATGGAGATCAGGAACGGGATTCTTAAATTGCTGGAAGTGAACGGAGACGATAATTACTATAAGAATGGCTATAATCTAAGCGTTTTCTGGAACCTGCTGCTCAAGGAAGCGGACAGTCTGGGAAATTACGAGATGATCAAAAATTGCATTCTGGAAGAGGAAGAAGCACTTCAGACATTTTTTGCGGACTATTCTTTCTTTGAAGCGGTGACGGAGTTAACGATCATCACCAACAGGATCACAAGAAGGCAGTTCCTGCCCGGCTATTATACAAACGAGTGGAATTATCTGAAGGAAGGTTCCAAATATACGTTCAGTAAAAACTTATTTGAGAAAATATCAGAAATGCACGACATAGATATTCGTGAGGTAGAGATTCTGTATTATACAGAATGCCTGAACGGAAAAAGCTACCTAAAGGACGATGCCCAAAAAACAAATGCGCTGGAATTAAAGGTGATGATAGCGGAGACCATCTATCAGATTTCCACCTGCTTTGGAATTGATTTTTACCTGGATTTTTCCCTGTATGATCTGCTTGTGGCCCATATGAAATCCGCGGTCCACCGTTTAAAAAACGGTGAGATCCTGGTGAATCCTTTAAAAGATACATTAAAGCAGGACTATCCGAAGATTTTTGAAAATGTCCGGCAGCATCTTGGTTCCCTGGAGGAGTATGTGGGGAAAAAGTTTTCTGAGGATGAAATGTCGTTTATGGTACTTTACTTTGCCTCAGTTCTGGAAAAGGAGCGGGCTGAGACCGAAAAAAGTAAGAAGGTAAAAGTGGCCCTTGTCTGTGCTACTGGAAGAGGAACGGCACAGTTTATGCTGGCGAAACTCCAGATGCTGGATGACATGATCGAGGTTGTGAGTATTTCTTCCTTCCATAATATGAAGGAGATCGAGACAAATGGAACCCAGATGATCATTTCCACGATCCCGCTGGACAATGTGAACCTGCCTTGCGTGGAAGTACGTTCACCGATGCTTAATAAGGATGACATTCTGGATATCCAGAGGATGGTCTTGGACATCCGCGAGGGAAGTGACCAGACAGTAAAAGAGAAGGTACCCGATACAGCCAGTCTGTCTGACGCCAATATCCAGGGAGCATTTTATGATCTGCTGTCTGAGGAAAGGATCCAGGTGGAGTATCTGGCCAAAGACTGGGAGGATGCAGTGCGGCAGTCGGGTAAGCTGCTTTTGGAAACAGGGGCAGTGAAATCGGAATATGTGGAAGAAATGGTCATGAACATTAAGAAAAATGGTCCTTATATTGTGGTCTGCCCTGAGACTGCACTGCCCCATGCAAGTGCCGAACAGGGTGTGGTCGAGGAGGCGGCATCGATCTTAAGACTAAAAGAACCTATAGATTTTCACAGCGGAACCAATGATCCGGTGAGATATGTGGTCGGAATGAGCATCCAAAGCGCAAAAAGTATCAACAGTGCCATCTATGATCTGATGATGATCTTCGGCAATGAAAACATACGGAAGAAATTAGATTCCATGCCGGATGCAAAAGCATTGCTGCAAACTTTAAAAAATCTAGAAACAAGAAATGATAAGGAGAAAGACAATGAAGATGATAACCAATAA
- a CDS encoding YjbQ family protein, whose protein sequence is MAVYKETINVQSHGKTPTYINVTEDVRRIIEESGIQNGLCAVISPHTTCSVFFEEFVHDYNENGDEFLQEDLNNALSAIIPDHVSADQYNYPGEKHYEEVETWPDVDFWLPGGDRTALFNGDAHLRSTILGSSETFEVDEGKLGVGVTGYIYFVDFDRTRPRERKCKVVVIGE, encoded by the coding sequence ATGGCAGTATATAAAGAAACGATCAATGTACAATCTCATGGGAAGACCCCTACATATATCAATGTGACTGAGGATGTGAGAAGGATCATTGAAGAGAGCGGAATTCAAAATGGACTCTGCGCAGTGATCTCACCACACACGACCTGTTCCGTATTTTTTGAGGAATTTGTCCATGATTATAATGAAAACGGTGACGAGTTCCTACAGGAGGATCTGAACAATGCTCTTTCAGCGATCATTCCTGACCATGTCAGCGCGGACCAGTACAACTATCCTGGCGAAAAGCACTACGAGGAAGTGGAGACTTGGCCGGATGTGGACTTCTGGCTTCCGGGAGGGGACAGGACAGCGCTGTTTAACGGGGACGCACATCTGCGCTCAACAATCCTTGGTTCCAGCGAGACCTTTGAAGTGGACGAAGGAAAGCTGGGAGTAGGAGTTACGGGATATATTTATTTTGTAGATTTTGACCGCACACGTCCGCGGGAAAGAAAATGTAAAGTCGTGGTAATCGGTGAGTAA
- a CDS encoding PTS sugar transporter subunit IIA: MKMITNNTDKHYLAVSLSGSSDKDVLGQMADAMFGEGYVTDEFHDAIIKREENFPTGLPTGDINVAIPHTDPEYVKKPAICLGVLDEPVDFCVMGMEGEKTSVSLLFMLAIKKKEEQLGLLQKLIEACQDQNVLAVLKSGSVEKIEEVLGDLIN; encoded by the coding sequence ATGAAGATGATAACCAATAACACAGACAAACATTACCTTGCAGTTTCTTTGTCAGGTTCCAGTGATAAAGATGTGCTGGGGCAGATGGCAGATGCCATGTTCGGGGAGGGTTATGTGACAGACGAGTTCCATGACGCCATTATAAAACGGGAAGAGAACTTCCCTACTGGACTTCCCACCGGAGACATCAATGTGGCAATCCCTCATACAGATCCTGAATATGTGAAAAAGCCTGCCATCTGTCTGGGCGTGCTGGATGAACCTGTGGATTTTTGTGTCATGGGAATGGAGGGGGAGAAAACCAGCGTGTCCCTTCTGTTTATGCTGGCCATCAAGAAAAAAGAAGAACAGCTGGGACTGCTGCAAAAACTCATCGAGGCATGCCAGGATCAGAATGTATTGGCGGTACTTAAATCAGGCAGCGTGGAGAAGATTGAAGAAGTCTTAGGTGATCTGATCAATTGA
- a CDS encoding BglG family transcription antiterminator produces the protein MLNQRQIEILLEFCNHSDEYLTASHFAKKLDVSLRTVQGDMKVIKKELMDETCAELVSKASKGSCIQVKNYDEFSAFVNSLYQQYTTVSLNYPTSRISKILLLLLNRHRAVSVMELEDKFYVSRSTLQNDLKKVEEILEKFQLELLKSSNKIMIDGYEINKRRCLAEQDLYLAHIKNEQGMVYIDERQLAKIKNILTDIFVNYKYHIMDTDFNNAILFLNIMIGRMGEGFYIQPGELDITEQLGNEYEIAKAVFGKISRRFFLKVTEEEIRYFSLYLKGQGNNRDSDTITQEMDNFISQAFEEIKRNFGVDFTDNINLRITLALHCMSLSIRIKYDMQVKNDMLNYIRETFPLGYDIGAYFAFLLHQQYGKRVSEDEVALLAVHFYSSLLELNSRQGNKRILVISALKNSMTLLMKQTLLKWFSEYVSVIDFVNPMDVTEDMLDEYDIFLTTEKEEFFEKGLAMYVDTFPNQHDYMNIKLNIDGFKDIEDVAEIFHPELFSSVRSSNKEEVLSMLCEKSTAYFEVENLYSQVLQREEIGSTFFSKQIAVPHPMYAVSSDTFVAVCVSKEPVIWDEEKNEVHLVMLMHIGKNNPQAFQLWDYFSKMFADKSLVERLVEDPTYPNFIRLVKEALETGINSTDTI, from the coding sequence ATGTTAAATCAACGGCAAATTGAAATTTTATTAGAATTTTGTAATCATTCTGATGAGTACCTGACGGCGTCTCATTTTGCGAAGAAACTGGATGTGAGTCTTAGGACGGTTCAGGGTGATATGAAAGTGATTAAAAAGGAATTGATGGATGAGACATGTGCGGAATTGGTCTCTAAGGCTTCCAAGGGGAGCTGTATCCAAGTGAAAAACTATGATGAATTTTCTGCATTTGTGAACTCTCTGTACCAGCAGTATACAACGGTATCTCTCAATTATCCTACAAGCCGCATCAGCAAAATACTGCTTTTACTTCTGAACAGACACAGAGCCGTGTCGGTTATGGAGCTGGAAGATAAGTTTTATGTGTCAAGATCCACACTGCAGAATGATTTAAAAAAGGTAGAAGAAATACTGGAGAAGTTTCAGCTGGAGCTTTTGAAAAGCAGTAATAAGATCATGATCGACGGGTATGAGATCAACAAAAGGCGCTGTCTGGCAGAGCAGGATCTCTATCTGGCCCACATAAAAAATGAACAGGGTATGGTGTATATCGACGAGAGACAGCTGGCTAAGATTAAGAATATACTGACCGATATTTTCGTCAATTATAAATATCATATTATGGATACGGATTTTAACAATGCTATCTTGTTTCTGAATATCATGATCGGCCGGATGGGAGAGGGCTTTTACATACAGCCGGGGGAACTGGATATCACAGAACAGCTGGGAAACGAGTATGAGATCGCAAAAGCGGTCTTTGGAAAGATCAGCCGCAGGTTTTTCTTAAAGGTCACAGAGGAGGAAATCCGATACTTTTCTTTGTACCTGAAGGGCCAGGGCAATAACAGAGATTCCGATACTATCACCCAGGAGATGGACAATTTTATTTCCCAGGCATTTGAGGAGATCAAGAGGAACTTCGGAGTAGATTTTACAGACAACATTAACTTAAGGATTACTCTGGCGTTGCACTGTATGTCACTGAGTATCCGCATAAAGTACGATATGCAGGTGAAAAATGATATGCTGAACTATATCCGTGAGACGTTTCCTCTGGGATATGACATTGGGGCATACTTTGCCTTTCTGCTCCATCAGCAGTATGGAAAGAGAGTATCCGAGGATGAGGTGGCGCTTCTGGCTGTCCACTTCTACAGCAGCCTTTTGGAATTAAACAGCCGGCAGGGGAACAAAAGGATCCTGGTGATCTCCGCATTAAAAAACAGTATGACGCTTCTCATGAAGCAGACGCTATTAAAATGGTTTTCTGAGTATGTCTCTGTCATCGACTTTGTAAATCCCATGGATGTGACGGAGGATATGCTGGATGAATACGACATCTTTCTGACAACGGAAAAGGAAGAGTTTTTTGAAAAAGGCTTGGCGATGTATGTGGATACATTTCCCAACCAGCATGACTATATGAACATTAAATTAAACATTGATGGATTCAAGGACATAGAGGATGTGGCGGAGATCTTCCACCCAGAGCTATTTTCCAGTGTGAGATCATCCAACAAGGAAGAAGTGCTCAGCATGCTCTGCGAGAAATCCACCGCCTATTTTGAGGTAGAGAACCTTTACTCCCAGGTTCTCCAGAGGGAGGAGATCGGAAGTACATTTTTCAGCAAACAGATCGCGGTGCCCCATCCCATGTATGCAGTTTCATCGGATACCTTTGTGGCTGTGTGTGTATCCAAGGAGCCTGTCATTTGGGATGAGGAGAAGAACGAAGTCCACCTTGTAATGCTGATGCACATTGGAAAAAATAATCCGCAGGCCTTTCAGCTCTGGGATTATTTCTCCAAAATGTTCGCAGACAAATCTCTGGTGGAACGTCTGGTGGAGGATCCAACATATCCTAATTTTATCCGGTTAGTAAAAGAAGCGCTGGAGACAGGCATTAACAGCACAGATACAATTTAA
- a CDS encoding class II fructose-bisphosphate aldolase has protein sequence MLVTLKDLLDQAKTEKKAVGAFNGTTLEAIRGIIQAAEELNCPVILQHAQSHDDLIDLDEIGPILKYYAKRAKVPVALHLDHGSSFERCVQALHLGFTSVMYDASAKSFEDNVKETAEIVKIAHAVGASVEAELGHIFTSEVVQGEGSGSDNKDDYENLDDIYTDPEVAREFVEKTGVDCLAVAFGTTHGVYLTEPKLDLPRVKRIRDAAKVPLVMHGGSGVSEEDYKIAIENGICKVNYYTYMNTAGGKASKEYWEDETKPLFYDSMSLAATEAVKEDVKKAIKVFQKK, from the coding sequence TTGTTAGTTACATTAAAAGATCTATTAGATCAGGCAAAAACAGAGAAAAAAGCGGTCGGCGCATTTAATGGCACGACACTGGAGGCGATACGGGGGATCATTCAGGCAGCAGAAGAGCTAAACTGCCCGGTTATCTTACAACACGCACAGAGTCACGACGATCTCATCGACCTAGATGAGATCGGGCCGATCCTGAAATACTACGCAAAGCGGGCCAAAGTGCCTGTGGCACTCCATCTGGACCATGGAAGCAGTTTTGAGCGATGTGTGCAGGCACTCCACCTCGGCTTTACTTCCGTAATGTACGATGCGTCTGCCAAAAGTTTTGAGGACAATGTAAAGGAAACAGCGGAGATCGTAAAAATCGCCCATGCGGTTGGCGCCAGCGTGGAGGCTGAGCTGGGACATATCTTCACCTCGGAGGTTGTACAGGGGGAAGGATCCGGTTCTGATAACAAAGACGACTATGAGAATCTAGATGATATTTACACAGATCCTGAGGTCGCCAGAGAATTTGTAGAGAAGACCGGAGTGGACTGTCTGGCTGTGGCGTTCGGAACAACCCACGGGGTATATCTGACAGAACCGAAGCTTGATCTGCCGCGGGTAAAAAGGATCAGGGATGCAGCCAAGGTGCCTCTTGTTATGCACGGAGGATCCGGGGTATCAGAGGAAGATTACAAGATTGCCATTGAAAACGGCATCTGCAAGGTGAACTATTATACTTACATGAACACGGCAGGCGGAAAGGCTTCCAAAGAATACTGGGAAGATGAAACAAAGCCGCTGTTTTACGATTCTATGTCCCTGGCGGCCACAGAGGCGGTCAAGGAAGATGTAAAAAAGGCGATCAAAGTATTTCAAAAGAAATGA
- a CDS encoding PTS sugar transporter subunit IIB, which produces MKKILIACGSGVATSTVANQKISAYLDEHGFAGKYKIEQCQVSEVVEKSGNVDFCVSTTLVSGDVKCPVLAGLPLLTGVGVDKLYASILEEMQK; this is translated from the coding sequence ATGAAGAAAATTTTAATTGCATGTGGATCAGGAGTCGCAACATCAACTGTTGCAAACCAGAAAATTTCAGCTTATTTGGACGAACACGGTTTTGCGGGAAAATACAAAATCGAACAATGCCAGGTTTCAGAGGTCGTTGAGAAATCCGGAAACGTTGATTTTTGTGTTTCTACTACGTTAGTCAGCGGCGATGTGAAGTGTCCTGTATTGGCTGGACTACCACTGTTAACCGGAGTTGGAGTAGATAAGCTGTATGCTTCTATCTTGGAAGAGATGCAGAAGTAA
- a CDS encoding nucleotidyltransferase family protein yields MKKPALVILAAGMGSRYGGLKQMDPMDEQGHAIIDYSIYDAKRAGFGKVVFVIKKEIEKDFKETVGSRIPDGIEVCYAFQEVDNLPAGFSVPEGRVKPWGTAHAVLCAKPFIQEPFAVINADDYYGIHGYQAMAQFLMRESSSAKAKFAMVGYHLGNTVTDSGYVSRGICKVDENRQLVSITEQTHIEKRGDHAEYTEDDGKTWTSLSFDTLVSMNFFGFRPMIMDELETGFSEFLSASLKENPLKCEYFIPSVASQLMENGKATMDVLVSKDQWYGVTYKEDKQHVMDALKAMKEGGLYPEHF; encoded by the coding sequence GTGAAAAAACCAGCATTAGTGATTCTCGCCGCCGGTATGGGCAGCCGTTATGGCGGTCTGAAACAGATGGATCCAATGGATGAACAGGGACATGCCATCATTGATTATTCTATCTATGACGCAAAACGGGCCGGTTTCGGTAAGGTCGTTTTTGTAATAAAAAAAGAGATCGAAAAAGATTTTAAAGAGACTGTGGGATCCAGGATCCCCGACGGTATAGAGGTCTGCTATGCCTTTCAGGAAGTGGACAATCTTCCCGCCGGCTTTTCTGTCCCGGAAGGCCGGGTAAAGCCATGGGGTACTGCCCATGCAGTTCTCTGTGCAAAACCATTTATTCAAGAGCCGTTTGCTGTTATCAACGCTGATGACTACTACGGCATCCACGGCTATCAAGCCATGGCCCAATTCCTTATGAGAGAATCATCCTCTGCCAAAGCAAAATTTGCAATGGTCGGCTATCACCTTGGAAATACGGTCACGGACAGCGGATATGTATCCAGAGGAATCTGTAAAGTAGATGAAAACCGTCAGCTGGTTTCCATTACAGAACAGACTCATATTGAAAAGCGCGGAGATCACGCAGAATATACAGAGGACGATGGGAAGACCTGGACTTCTCTTTCCTTTGACACTCTGGTGTCCATGAACTTTTTTGGATTCCGCCCTATGATCATGGATGAATTAGAGACAGGCTTTTCTGAGTTCCTTTCCGCCTCCCTGAAAGAAAACCCGTTGAAATGCGAATACTTTATACCAAGCGTGGCCAGCCAGCTGATGGAGAACGGAAAAGCCACCATGGATGTCCTTGTCTCCAAGGATCAATGGTATGGGGTGACCTACAAAGAAGACAAACAGCATGTGATGGATGCTTTAAAAGCCATGAAGGAAGGAGGATTATATCCAGAACACTTTTAG
- a CDS encoding triose-phosphate isomerase, translated as MSKTKSPFLVVNPKSYLYGKESLSLAKEADQVAKDTGLPIIFTCPYADVRLIRENTENIIVCVQSMDPLTPGRGMGHVLPESLKEAGADAVFLNHAENPKTLSDLYKCILRAAELNMTSIVCADSITEARAVACMNPDIVLAEPTDLIGTGHVADDSYTIETIQEVRKVNPDVQIMVASGVSTADDCYNVIRLGADGTGGTSGILNAPSPAERIREMAEAIVRAKEDIS; from the coding sequence ATGAGTAAAACAAAATCACCGTTTTTGGTTGTCAATCCAAAATCATATTTATACGGAAAAGAAAGTCTTTCCTTAGCTAAGGAGGCAGATCAGGTGGCAAAAGATACCGGACTTCCGATTATTTTTACCTGCCCGTATGCAGATGTCCGTCTGATTCGCGAAAATACCGAAAATATTATTGTCTGTGTACAGTCTATGGACCCGCTGACACCGGGACGGGGAATGGGGCATGTGCTGCCGGAATCTTTAAAAGAGGCAGGGGCAGACGCAGTATTTTTAAACCATGCGGAAAATCCCAAGACCTTAAGTGATTTATACAAATGTATCCTGCGGGCTGCCGAGCTTAATATGACCTCGATTGTTTGTGCAGATTCTATCACGGAAGCTAGAGCTGTGGCATGCATGAATCCGGATATCGTACTGGCAGAGCCCACGGACCTGATCGGAACTGGGCATGTAGCCGATGATTCTTATACGATCGAGACCATCCAGGAGGTACGCAAAGTAAACCCAGATGTTCAGATCATGGTTGCATCCGGCGTCAGCACAGCAGACGACTGCTACAATGTGATCAGGTTAGGCGCGGACGGCACAGGGGGAACATCAGGAATTCTGAATGCACCTTCTCCGGCTGAACGCATCAGAGAGATGGCAGAGGCGATTGTGAGAGCAAAAGAGGATATAAGCTAA
- a CDS encoding 3D domain-containing protein — MKILKIAAKKKLLLLTMMVVVLTGTFITGSSSTEAKSKKVQYLGKYKLTAYCGCKRCSGGYGNRTATGRKAKQGRTIAVDKRKIKLGSKVKIKGKTYVAEDVGGGVKGKHIDVYFKSHKKVKQFGRKNNVKVYKIKK; from the coding sequence ATGAAGATATTAAAAATAGCAGCAAAGAAAAAACTTTTATTGCTGACCATGATGGTCGTAGTATTAACAGGTACATTTATCACAGGTTCATCATCAACAGAAGCCAAATCAAAGAAAGTACAGTACTTAGGAAAATATAAACTGACAGCATACTGCGGATGTAAACGATGCAGCGGAGGTTATGGAAACAGAACCGCTACCGGAAGAAAAGCAAAACAGGGCCGTACGATCGCTGTAGATAAGAGAAAGATCAAACTGGGAAGCAAGGTTAAGATCAAGGGTAAAACTTATGTAGCCGAAGATGTAGGGGGAGGAGTAAAAGGAAAACATATTGATGTTTACTTTAAATCCCATAAGAAGGTAAAACAGTTCGGACGTAAGAACAACGTAAAAGTTTACAAAATTAAAAAATAA